GAGCCGTTTGCGGCATCGTCGTGCTGCGGAGCCGCGTTGCTCCGCGGCCAGTCGATGATGAGTTCAAGACGCTCTATCCGCCCTTCGCCCGCAATGGGTGCACGCAGCCACTCCCGCGGTGCCGTCAGTGCAGTCTGGCCTATCTGATAATGCAGAACGGCTGGAAGGGGTTCTGGTTTGGCGGTCGCAAAGGCGAGGGCGATGCCTGTGGCAGTCCCCAATCCCACGATGGTCGCGGCCATGAAGGCCAGCACGGTGCGATCGGCCGAGCGTCGCCTTTGCGTTGGAGCATGCAGAAGTGCCGCGAAAATGGCCGCCTTCGCCATGGTGACATCTCCGCCTGTGGCGCGAGCCCACAGATCGCGGAACTCATGATGAACCATCATTTGCTCTGATGCTTAATGTTTCCTTGATAAAGGTCGCCCTCGCTTTTCGCTGTGGCGCAGATCGGGTGCGCGGTTGTGTCGCTCCGACGTGAGTGGCGCGATTTCCGGGCGTATCTGGGCAATCATGCAGGGCTCCGCTTGCTGAACCCTTAAGCTGATCCTTGCAAATTATCGGATCGGAGCAGAGCAACTGGCGAAGTTCTGGAGGCAGTCTCCAGAACTTCGCGGGCTGTATGATCTCTCGGCTGGGCTCATCGCCCTAAAGCCGCTTCACATCCCTCCTTGCGATGCCCTAGATTTCGGCGGTCGTCCCCATGCCCGGTTCGCGGGCGGACATAAGCGAGAGGGCAGAGATGGCGCTGTATCGACTAGGACAAAAAGAGCCGCAATTGCCGCCTCCCAACCACTTTTGGGTGGCGCCGGATGCACAGGTCATCGGCAATGTCGTCCTGGGTCGGGATGTCGGGATATGGTTTGGTGCGGTCCTGCGTGGCGATAATGAAGAGATCACGATCGGGGCAGGCAGCAATATCCAGGAGCTGTCGGTGCTCCACACGGATATCGGTTTCCCACTCGAGATCGGCGAAGGGTGTACGATCGGGCATCGCGCCATTCTGCACGGCTGCCGTATCGGGCCGAACAGCCTGATCGGGATGGGAGCGATTGTTCTGAACGGCGCAAGGATCGGTGCGAATTGCCTCGTAGGCGCCGGGGCCCTGGTGACCGAAGGCAAGGAATTTCCGGACGGCAGCCTCATCGTGGGCTCGCCGGCCCGTGTCGTACGTGCGCTTGACGAAGCGGCGATCGAGCGCTTGCGGCTGTCGGCGGTCGGCTACCAGGACAACTGGAAGCGGTTCGCCACCGATCTCAGCCCGATTGATTGAAGGGTGTAGCGTGCGGCTCGCCTTAGCGAGCCGCAGTGGCCGTCGTGGTATCCGGCGCGCCCAAGGCGACCCACAGGTTCGGGCTGACAGCCGATTGGCGCTTGAGATAGCGATAGCCCGTAGCGGTCCAAGGCAGGATCTGCTGGCGCTTGTTGTCGAGAACGAGATCGCCGATATCCGTGCGCACGGTGAGCACCGCATGGCCCTCGTCCTCCAAGTCGCGCACGACCGTGACGAGCAGGGCTTCCCGCGGCAGACCGGCCTTGATCAGCCGGCGGCGCTTCTCGAGGACATAATCCTCACAGTCTCCCTTGCCATCGGTAGGATAATCCCAGGATTCGACGACGCCCCAGTGATCCATGTCGCTGACGGGCTCGATCTCCTTGTTGACCTTCGCATTGATACCGAGCAGGAGGTTCCAGCTACGCGGGGTGATCATCACCTCCCGCGCCTGACCGTCCGCCACCTCGCAATCCGCGCCGTTCTTCCGGCAGAAGTCGGCCCAGCCGAGCGGAGCGCGCGCGTTGCCCATTTCGAGAGCCACGGGGGTGATGGGAAAGTTGGGCAATGCGGCTTGGCGGGTCTGTGCCATGGCTTGCGAGGTCGTAGCGGCGCAAAGGGACGCGAGGAACGCCACGACGCGAAGAGTGAACGCCATACTACAGTTTCCCAACTCGATAACGCTTCATTTACTC
This portion of the Chelatococcus sp. YT9 genome encodes:
- a CDS encoding gamma carbonic anhydrase family protein; amino-acid sequence: MALYRLGQKEPQLPPPNHFWVAPDAQVIGNVVLGRDVGIWFGAVLRGDNEEITIGAGSNIQELSVLHTDIGFPLEIGEGCTIGHRAILHGCRIGPNSLIGMGAIVLNGARIGANCLVGAGALVTEGKEFPDGSLIVGSPARVVRALDEAAIERLRLSAVGYQDNWKRFATDLSPID
- a CDS encoding transglutaminase-like cysteine peptidase, encoding MAFTLRVVAFLASLCAATTSQAMAQTRQAALPNFPITPVALEMGNARAPLGWADFCRKNGADCEVADGQAREVMITPRSWNLLLGINAKVNKEIEPVSDMDHWGVVESWDYPTDGKGDCEDYVLEKRRRLIKAGLPREALLVTVVRDLEDEGHAVLTVRTDIGDLVLDNKRQQILPWTATGYRYLKRQSAVSPNLWVALGAPDTTTATAAR